One window from the genome of Equus quagga isolate Etosha38 unplaced genomic scaffold, UCLA_HA_Equagga_1.0 270_RagTag, whole genome shotgun sequence encodes:
- the LOC124233894 gene encoding homeobox protein BarH-like 1 — MIEEILTEPPGPKGAAPAAAAAAAAGELLKFGVQALLAARPFHSHLAVLKAEQAAVFKFPLAPLGCSGLGSALLAAGPGLPGAAGAPHLPLELQLRGKLEAPGTGEPGTKAKKGRRSRTVFTELQLMGLEKRFEKQKYLSTPDRIDLAESLGLSQLQVKTWYQNRRMKWKKIVLQGGGLESPTKPKGRPKKNSIPTSEQLTEQERAKEAEKSAEAPGEASDRSRED, encoded by the exons ATGATCGAGGAGATCCTCACCGAGCCGCCGGGGCCCAAGGGcgccgcgcccgccgccgccgccgccgccgccgcgggcgAGCTGCTCAAGTTCGGCGTGCAGGCGCTGCTGGCGGCGCGGCCCTTCCACAGCCACCTGG ccGTGCTGAAGGCCGAGCAGGCGGCGGTGTTTAAGTTCCCGCTGGCGCCGCTCGGTTGCTCCGGGCTGGGCTCGGCGCTGCTGGCTGCGGGGCCCGGACTGCCCGGTGCTGCGGGCGCGCCGCACCTGCCGCTGGAGCTGCAGCTGCGCGGGAAGCTGGAGGCGCCGGGCACTGGGGAGCCGGGCACCAAGGCCAAGAAGGGGCGTCGGAGCCGCACGGTGTTCACCGAGCTGCAGCTGATGGGCCTAGAGAAGCGCTTCGAGAAGCAGAAGTACCTCTCCACACCCGACAG AATAGATCTCGCGGAGTCCCTGGGCCTGAGCCAGTTACAGGTGAAGACGTGGTACCAGAACCGGCGGATGAAGTGGAAGAAAATA GTGCTGCAGGGTGGCGGCCTGGAGTCTCCCACCAAGCCCAAGGGGCGGCCCAAGAAGAACTCCATCCCCACAAGCGAGCAGCTCACGGAGCAGGAGCGCGCCAAGGAGGCGGAGAAGTCGGCGGAGGCGCCAGGCGAGGCCAGCGACAGGAGCCGCGAGGACTGA